The following is a genomic window from Lactococcus carnosus.
ACGTAAGCTTAAAGCTCTATCCTGTTCAGGATGTCCAAATCTACCATTACCATAGCCTGGAAATTGCGTTGTAACAGTTGAGGAAGGCTTATCCCATTCTAGTCTCCCATAAACTGAACCAAAACTTTGCCCACTTTTTTTCTTGTAACAATTTGGAAGAAGTTTTTCATCCCAATCTCTCCAAGTTCCACCAGCCTTGGAACTCTTTATGCGCTCCATGTTAAGAACAGATAATTTTCTTGACCTATGTAAGGGGTCCTCAGGATCAGTTTCACCTGCTTTTAATTTTGGTAATTTTGAAATTGCTTTGCGTACTGTTGGATATTTTTCTTTTGATAACTCCTCTGGAAAATCTATAACTCCAAATTTAGATGCTAGCAATAATAAACGTTTCCTATTCTGTGGAATGCCATATGCCGGAGCAAATGCAATCTTCCAAGATACCTTATATCCCTCTTTATCAAGCAACAATAAAAAACGTTGAAAAATATCTTCCTTAGCTAACTGTGGTACATTTTCCATTGAAACTATATCTGGTTTAACTAACTGAACTTGTTTGCCAAAATAGTCCAATAAATCCATTTTTTCTTTTCTGGACTCACTATCTTTATACCTATGACTATATGCAGAGAATGGTTGACAAGGTGCACAGCCAATTAAAATTTTAATATCTGTATTATTTGGATAATAAGAAAGTAATTCGTCATCTCTCAGTTCTTTTATATTTTTATGGACGAATTTAGCTTTATTATTTTTTTCATAAGCAAACTGACATGATTCTTCAAAATCAAATCCTGCAACAACATTTATTCCAGTTTTCTGGATACCGTAGGTTAAACCTCCAACACCACAAAATAAATCAATAGCATTAACTTCCATTACATACCTCTTTTCATTTATTATACCAAATTTATTATTCATTATACATGGTTGAATATATTTTTAAAATTTAAGTACTAAACATCAAAAAAAGTTCACCTAATGCTAGATGAACTTTCCTATCACCCTTCGGCAGGAGCAAACTGACTGATTAAGGCTTCGGCACATTTGAGGCCATCGATGGCTGCTGAGACGATGCCACCTGCGAATCCTGCACCTTCGCCACTTGGGTAGATGCCTGTTGTGGACTCTGACTGGAAGTTTGCTTCATCCCGATTAATTCTAAGGGGTGAAGATGAGCGTGATTCCACGCCAGTCATGACGGCATCAGACATGGCAAAGCCATGCATTTTTTTATCCAGGCCTATCAGTGCGTCTTTAAGCGCATCTGAGATATAGTCTGGAAATAGGGCTGTCAGATCAGTTGGCACGACCCCTAAAGAATAGCTAGGTGTAACACTGCCCATTGCCGTTGACGGTTGTCCCTTTAGAAAATCGCCGACTAACTGTGCTGGCGCCTGATAAGTACGCCCACCAAGTTCAAAGGCTTTCTTTTCAAGCGCTCTTTGGAAGTCGATACCTGCCAATGGATGCTCACTCCCAAAGTCTTCAGGAAAGACTTGTACCAAAAGGCCACTGTTAGCGTTATGTTGGTCTCTGGCATGCTCACTCATGCCGTTTGTGACGAGATGACCAACTTCTGAAGCAGAGGCAACGACAAGCCCTCCTGGGCACATACAAAATGTATACACACCTCGACCGTTTTTAGCTTTATGGGTCAAGCGATACTCTGCTGCACCTAATCTTGGATGACCTGAAAATTCCTTATACTGCGCCTTATCGATGACTGTCTGAGGATGTTCCACTCGGACACCTACAGCGAATGGTTTTGCTGTCATCTTGACCCCATCACGATAGAGCTCACCAAAGGTATCTCTCGCACTATGACCAATCGCTAAAATGGCCTGTTGTGCCTGAATAAACTCACCAGAAGTCAATGTCAGCCCTTCCAGTTTGTTATCATCAATTTCAACATGGTTGACTTGGGTATTAAATCTGACCTCACCACCCAGTGAGATAATTTCTTTTCGGATATTTTTAACGATATCACGCAGTAAGTCTGTCCCAACATGGGGGTGCGCTTTATAAAGGATTTCCTCAGGTGCGCCTGCATTAACAAACTCTGACAGGACTTTTCTCCCTCGTAAATCCTTAACACGGCTGGTCAATTTACCATCTGAAAAGGTCCCTGCACCGCCTTCTCCAAACTGGACGTTTGAGTGAGGATTTAATTTGCCTGCTTCCCAGAAGTCATCGATTGACTTCACACGTTCATCGACAGCTTCACCACGCTCTAGAACAAGTGGTCTGTAGCCCATCTGAGCGAGCAGGAGTGCAGCGTACATGCCTGCTGGACCAAAACCAATCACAACAGGTCTATGCGCTAGTTTCGTCGTGCCCATCTGAGGATTTTTATAGGTTAGATCTGGTGTCATGGCTACATTTTTAAATTTATCCGTTAAAAAACGACTTTCATCTGCCACACGAATATCTACCGTGTAGATAAAGTTAATTTCACCACGTTTTCTGGCATCAATAGATTCTTTGTAAATCCTGAAAGAAAGGATATCAACAGGCTTAATTTTGAGTTTTTTAGCAACTTGCGCTTTAACAGCGGCTATGTCATCCTGGATAGATAATTTGATTTGTGTAATTCTAAGCATGGGTCTCTTTTCGTTGACTTTGTAATGGATAGGTCATCACGACTGGACTGTGGTGACTGGATTAACATACATGAGGCATTATCTGTATGCGTTTTATTTACGTCAATTTTGGGGTTAAGGCCACTTGACTGATTTTTAGCACCATGAGGTGCGCTACCATTTTATTATACTAAAAATATCAACATTAGGCGAGATGTTCTAAAGCCTTAGCCCAGTCTGCTTAATTGAAGAAGGCACAAAAAAACGCGTCATCGCGTTTTTAATATTTTCTAAACCGTTGGTAACGTGCTTCGACTAGATCTTCTGTCGTCATACTTGTTAGCGCGTCAAGTTCAGTAATCAGGGCAGCTTTTAGTAAGGCAATCGTATCTTCCTCTGGAATAATCTTATCGATGACACCATTTGCTAGTAAGTCTTTTGATGTTATCTTCAATAACTCAGCTGCTTCAGGTGCGCGTGAGGAATCCTTCCAAAGAATCGTTGCGAAGCCTTCTGGTGATAAGATGCTGTACATGGTATTTTCTAGCATCCAAACACGGTCAGCTACTGCCAAGGCAAGTGCACCACCAGACCCACCCTCACCATTTATAATGGCGATAACGGGTACTTTTAAGTCACTCATCTCGAACAGATTTCTTGCGATTGCTTCACCCTGACCACGCTCTTCAGCGCCAGAACCTGGAAAGGCACCAGCTGTATTGATAAAGGTGATAACGGGTCTACCAAATTTTTCAGCTTGCTTCATTAAGCGTAGTGCCTTACGGTAGCCTTCAGGATGAGGTTGACCAAAATTACGATCCAGATTATCTTGTAGACTTTTGCCTTTTTGAATCCCAACAATCGTCACAGGACGACCAGCAAGACTAGCAATCCCACCGATGATGGCGCCGTCATCTCTGAAGTTACGATCCCCATGAAATTCGATAAAGTCATCAAAGACTTTTTTAGCATAGTCACGTGTTGTCAACCGGTCTTGACTTCTTGCGAGTTGCACAATTCTATTTGCACTATCAGGCATTTTCATGTCCCCCTTTGTTATCTTGACTATGGAGTTTCAAAATCTGACCAATAACAGCTGGCAAATCCATACGCTTGATGATTTTATCGATAAACCCATGCGCCTTCAAAAATTCTGCTTTTTGGAAGTCTTCAGGTAAATCTTCCCGTACTGTTTGCTCAATCACCCGGCGCCCAGCAAACCCAATCATGGTTTGTGGTTCAGCTAGTATAATATCTCCTAGCATGGCAAATGATGCTGTAACACCACCAGTCGTTGGGTCAGTCAAGATGGTCAGGTACAACAAGCCAGTATTGCTATGGCGTTTTACTGCGGCTGATATCTTAGCCATCTGCATCAAACTCATAATGCCTTCTTGCATCCTGGCACCACCTGATGCCGTGAAGATGACTACTGGAAGTTTTTCGTCAGTCGCATACTCAAACAATCTCGTGATTTTTTCACCAACAACTGTTCCCATAGATGCCATGATAAAGCTAGAATCCATGATGGCAAGTGCTGTTTTTTGACCTTTAATCGTCGCAACGCCTGTTAAAACAGCCTCATCAAGCCCTGTTTTAGCCTTGGTAGCAGCTAATTTGTCAAGATAACCCGGAAAGTTTAATGGATCTTCTGAGTCAATCCCAGTGAAAAATTCTGTAAACGTATCAGCATCTGCAACAAGGCTAAGCCGATCCATAGCTGAAATTCTGAAATTATAGGCACAGAAAGGACAAACTTTTTCTACACCCAAATCCTTGCTATAAATCGTATGCTTACAACTGGGACATTTGGCAAAAAGCTCATCTGGTACTTCTGGTAGCGTACTTTTATCACCACTTCTCGATCGATTTGGATTGATGCGAATATATTTACTTTTTTTATTAAATAAAGCCATAATCTATTATCAATCCTCTTTTTTCAAATATGTCGGTAAGAATACTTCTCCTAGAAAGGCAGTATCATAATCTCCTGCAATCACATGACGATCAGAAATTAAGTCCAACTGGAATTCTGCGTTAGTATGTACACCTTCAACTTCAAGTTCGAAAAGTGCCCGTTGCATCTTCATCAAAGCTTCAAAACGATTTTCACCATGAACGATGACTTTTGCAATCATACTATCATAATAGGGTGGGATCGTATAGCCTTGATACATAGCAGAGTCAACACGAAGACCCACACCACCTGATGGTAGATATAAATCTGTAATCTTACCCGGACTCGGTGCAAAGTTAAACTTAGGATTCTCAGCATTAATCCGACACTCAATGGCATGGCCTTTGATTTTAATATCATCTTGGGTAAACCCTAATGCTTCACCTGCTGCAATCTTGATTTGATTCTTGACAATGTCTACGCCAGTCACAAATTCAGTTACAGGGTGCTCTACTTGGATACGCGTGTTCATCTCCATGAAATAAAACTTGCCGGATGCTTCATCAAGTAGAAATTCTATCGTACCCGCATTTTCATAGCCAACATGTTTAGCCGCTGCTACTGCAGCTGCACCAATCTCAGCACGCAAGGTTTGACCAATCGCAATAGATGGCGCTTCTTCAAGCACTTTTTGGTTATTGCGTTGTAGTGAGCAATCCCGTTCACCAAGATGCACAACATGGCCAAATTCATCAGCCAAAATCTGTACTTCAATATGACGTGCAGGATAAATGACACGT
Proteins encoded in this region:
- a CDS encoding DNA cytosine methyltransferase, with amino-acid sequence MEVNAIDLFCGVGGLTYGIQKTGINVVAGFDFEESCQFAYEKNNKAKFVHKNIKELRDDELLSYYPNNTDIKILIGCAPCQPFSAYSHRYKDSESRKEKMDLLDYFGKQVQLVKPDIVSMENVPQLAKEDIFQRFLLLLDKEGYKVSWKIAFAPAYGIPQNRKRLLLLASKFGVIDFPEELSKEKYPTVRKAISKLPKLKAGETDPEDPLHRSRKLSVLNMERIKSSKAGGTWRDWDEKLLPNCYKKKSGQSFGSVYGRLEWDKPSSTVTTQFPGYGNGRFGHPEQDRALSLREGAILQSFPKNYQFIEDENKYAMSKIAMQIGNAVPPKLGEIIGRSIVGHLKEKYAKL
- a CDS encoding NAD(P)/FAD-dependent oxidoreductase, whose product is MLRITQIKLSIQDDIAAVKAQVAKKLKIKPVDILSFRIYKESIDARKRGEINFIYTVDIRVADESRFLTDKFKNVAMTPDLTYKNPQMGTTKLAHRPVVIGFGPAGMYAALLLAQMGYRPLVLERGEAVDERVKSIDDFWEAGKLNPHSNVQFGEGGAGTFSDGKLTSRVKDLRGRKVLSEFVNAGAPEEILYKAHPHVGTDLLRDIVKNIRKEIISLGGEVRFNTQVNHVEIDDNKLEGLTLTSGEFIQAQQAILAIGHSARDTFGELYRDGVKMTAKPFAVGVRVEHPQTVIDKAQYKEFSGHPRLGAAEYRLTHKAKNGRGVYTFCMCPGGLVVASASEVGHLVTNGMSEHARDQHNANSGLLVQVFPEDFGSEHPLAGIDFQRALEKKAFELGGRTYQAPAQLVGDFLKGQPSTAMGSVTPSYSLGVVPTDLTALFPDYISDALKDALIGLDKKMHGFAMSDAVMTGVESRSSSPLRINRDEANFQSESTTGIYPSGEGAGFAGGIVSAAIDGLKCAEALISQFAPAEG
- a CDS encoding acetyl-CoA carboxylase carboxyl transferase subunit alpha, whose protein sequence is MPDSANRIVQLARSQDRLTTRDYAKKVFDDFIEFHGDRNFRDDGAIIGGIASLAGRPVTIVGIQKGKSLQDNLDRNFGQPHPEGYRKALRLMKQAEKFGRPVITFINTAGAFPGSGAEERGQGEAIARNLFEMSDLKVPVIAIINGEGGSGGALALAVADRVWMLENTMYSILSPEGFATILWKDSSRAPEAAELLKITSKDLLANGVIDKIIPEEDTIALLKAALITELDALTSMTTEDLVEARYQRFRKY
- the accD gene encoding acetyl-CoA carboxylase, carboxyltransferase subunit beta → MALFNKKSKYIRINPNRSRSGDKSTLPEVPDELFAKCPSCKHTIYSKDLGVEKVCPFCAYNFRISAMDRLSLVADADTFTEFFTGIDSEDPLNFPGYLDKLAATKAKTGLDEAVLTGVATIKGQKTALAIMDSSFIMASMGTVVGEKITRLFEYATDEKLPVVIFTASGGARMQEGIMSLMQMAKISAAVKRHSNTGLLYLTILTDPTTGGVTASFAMLGDIILAEPQTMIGFAGRRVIEQTVREDLPEDFQKAEFLKAHGFIDKIIKRMDLPAVIGQILKLHSQDNKGGHENA
- the accC gene encoding acetyl-CoA carboxylase biotin carboxylase subunit; translated protein: MFKKILIANRGEIAVRIIRAARELGIQTVAVYSEADRNALHTLIADEAVCIGPAKASDSYLNMHQIISAAVTLGAEAIHPGFGFLSENSKFANLCEEVGVKFIGPSALVMDTMGDKINARAQMLAANVPVIPGSDGEVYDATEALEVAQKIGYPVMLKASAGGGGKGIRKVNSQDELLPNFSSAQAEAQAAFGNGAMYMERVIYPARHIEVQILADEFGHVVHLGERDCSLQRNNQKVLEEAPSIAIGQTLRAEIGAAAVAAAKHVGYENAGTIEFLLDEASGKFYFMEMNTRIQVEHPVTEFVTGVDIVKNQIKIAAGEALGFTQDDIKIKGHAIECRINAENPKFNFAPSPGKITDLYLPSGGVGLRVDSAMYQGYTIPPYYDSMIAKVIVHGENRFEALMKMQRALFELEVEGVHTNAEFQLDLISDRHVIAGDYDTAFLGEVFLPTYLKKED